One segment of Candidatus Nitrospira nitrosa DNA contains the following:
- a CDS encoding NHL repeat-containing protein, translating to MPLSSSQQPILVAALLVGLSLPSEAAQITGLETPNSFIGDPSGKEYFISNINGEPEARDNNGFITKLNTEGKIISLKFIQGGVADIALHAPKGMALVGSILYVADLDQLKGFDKTTGKLLITVSCSPPSRSPVSLTDVTSSPTGLLYVSDQNANSIYRITPSDNYRVDLLIHDDRLAGPAGLAVHPTTHHLIAVSWDKGKILEITPDGQLTELEANGFFTSRFQNLSGVDFDQWGNMYVSDLTKGKIWRMTRDHRFQVIAEYLLAPADIGIDRTNNLILVPYYYVHAAEMNGLETPSSAKSKGEKRTLADYGFIPPPPKTTPEGPTK from the coding sequence TTGCCCTTATCTTCCTCTCAACAACCCATCCTCGTTGCAGCACTGCTGGTAGGGCTTTCCCTCCCCAGTGAGGCAGCGCAAATCACCGGGTTGGAGACCCCCAATAGCTTTATCGGAGATCCCTCAGGGAAAGAATATTTTATCTCAAATATCAATGGAGAACCTGAGGCTCGTGATAATAACGGTTTCATTACAAAACTGAATACCGAAGGGAAGATTATCAGCCTCAAGTTTATTCAAGGCGGTGTGGCCGACATCGCTCTGCACGCCCCCAAGGGCATGGCCCTAGTCGGATCCATCCTCTACGTTGCCGATCTGGATCAACTGAAGGGTTTCGACAAGACCACCGGCAAGCTCCTGATCACTGTCTCCTGTTCGCCGCCGTCCCGATCACCGGTCTCCTTGACCGATGTGACGTCTTCACCTACCGGTCTGCTCTACGTATCCGATCAGAACGCCAACTCCATCTACCGCATCACTCCATCGGACAATTATCGGGTCGACCTCTTGATCCACGACGACCGACTCGCAGGCCCTGCAGGGCTCGCCGTCCACCCCACAACCCACCACCTCATTGCCGTGAGCTGGGACAAAGGGAAAATTCTGGAAATCACCCCTGACGGACAGTTGACCGAACTGGAGGCGAACGGATTTTTCACCAGTCGGTTCCAAAACCTGAGCGGCGTTGATTTTGATCAGTGGGGCAATATGTACGTGTCAGATCTCACCAAAGGGAAGATTTGGCGAATGACCAGAGACCACCGATTCCAAGTCATCGCAGAGTATCTCCTTGCTCCAGCCGACATCGGTATCGATCGTACGAACAATCTCATCTTGGTTCCCTATTACTATGTCCACGCGGCTGAAATGAATGGGCTGGAAACTCCGTCATCAGCTAAATCCAAAGGTGAGAAGCGTACCCTCGCCGACTATGGGTTCATTCCTCCCCCTCCAAAGACAACCCCAGAAGGGCCAACGAAATGA